In Anas acuta chromosome 5, bAnaAcu1.1, whole genome shotgun sequence, a single window of DNA contains:
- the TIMM9 gene encoding mitochondrial import inner membrane translocase subunit Tim9, whose translation MAGQISETDQIKQFKEFLGTYNKITENCFLDCVKDFTSREVRPEEMTCSDHCLQKYLKMTQRISMRFQEYHIQQNEALAAKAGLLGQPR comes from the exons ATGGCTGGACAAATATCAGAAACTGATCAGATCAAGCAG ttcAAGGAGTTCCTGGGAACATACAATAAAATCACAGAGAACTGCTTCCTAGATTGTGTAAAGGATTTCACTAGCAGAGAGGTTAGACCAGAAGAG atGACTTGCTCAGACCACTGCCtacagaagtatttaaaaatgacaCAGAGGATCTCCATGAGATTCCAGGAGTATCATATTCAGCAGAATGAAGCTCTGGCAGCTAAAGCAGGACTGCTTGGCCAACCTCGTTAG